The Carassius auratus strain Wakin chromosome 34, ASM336829v1, whole genome shotgun sequence genomic sequence TACAAGCATTTAACAACAAACAGCTATGCACTCTCtttaatcatatatatttataaataaataataataataaatatatatatatatatatatatatatatatatatatatatatatatatatatatatatatatatatatatatatatatataaaaactaatgcCTTATATAGGCTACTAagttatataattacaatttttctctttttttcatctgCTGGTACCAATCACACTCTacctcatttatatatatatatatatttattatttttaatattaagagGGTGAAGGCATTGGAGGTGTAACAGAAccatgggaatatacttcagttCTGTTTTTGTGATGGAAGCAACTTCACGTTATTAAAAAGCATCcatgtttaaaacaatatatcttGCGCTGTTTTCTGCTGTGCACCATAACGGGTAAAGACCTCATTACTTGCAGCCATGAAGAAAACGTGACATTTGAAAACCAAACAAATGTATATAGATTTTTCCATTTCTTCCAAGCACGCAAGACCAGCcagaaaatgtgatttatataGCCTATTAAAATTGTCTTGGCATTTCTTCCGTTATTCTGCTAAAGCCAGCTTGAGAATATGAAAGGAAAATGTGGCTTTTCTGCAGTACAGCCTGCTTTCAAAGTTCACATACAATGACAATAAGAGAACTGTGATTTAGTATCGCATCTTTCACAGTTGTATTTTTATCAGATGTAAGTTACACAATAAACTGAAGAAGATAATTTTTGCTGTTGCTATAGTTCATACATTTCTGATTACTTTTATAATATACAACTATAAAGCAAACATAATAGTGTCCCACCGTGAGGACATACTCATGGTCTTCATTTTGGGTCCTTTTAAATCTGTCGTGTTTTCATTCATCATGGGTCAGTTGTGATATGTACCaaaattaaaaacagcaacagACCCCATTACTGTAAAGGACAGAAAGCTTTTGTTGAGGCCTGTTAAGGCTTTCACTGCCTTGCGTGCTCTTCTGAAACTGGGAGGATATTCCAGGTCACCCTGCAGCACTGAATTGCATTACCAGGCACTGTTTGTCAGTCCTTTCAATGAGCATGTAGCAACTGAACATCTAAAAGCTGTACTAAAGCTAAAGGGTTTCTCCTCAATAAAGCCACAGTTAAAAACACTAGCTCTGCACTTTCTCCAGTGGGGTGTAATGAGATTACAGTAGCTTCAGGTTTTCCCCCAGTGTTCTTTTAGTGGCACTTGGCTGCCTTATTTCTCATGATAAAAGCACAAAAGATGTCCTAAGATGTCTATGTTAGTTAAACAGTTAAAACAGTTAAGGCTACATCAAAATTGGATTGAAGAGAAATGTGTTTCTGTTTATGGCATAAGAAAGAGACAGCCGTTATGCAATAAGGCATGATTTCTTGTGAAACCTAAATTTTTATGAGGTCATACCTTGTGTGTGTTTGCCTAGGTGTCTTAATTCCAGTGAAGACCACTCTTATCTTAATGCTATGGCACAGTGATTCTCTGTCTTGACAACTGTGTGCTTCCAACTTTTCCACAACAGTTTGGGGAGGAGTTGGAGGGCCCTTTTCATTATCAGCATGACAAtaggtctcattcactaataattgtGAGGATTAATCATAGTTAAACACACAGGAAAACTCTGTCTTATAAGATGAGGCACCAAGATGTGTTTAGTTCTGCTGTCTGTACATTTTGTAATAGATCACCCAATAGGGGTGAACCAACCTCTCCCCTTATTATATTAGAGGGGGAAATATAATtgggaattatatacataaaataaatacgtacatacattaatttacatttacatttaatcatttagcagacgcttttatccaaagcgacttacacatgagaacaatagaagcagtcaggtcaacaagagaacaacaacagtatacaagtgccatgacaagtctcagttatcctagtacagaacgcattgccagtttatttattttttttttaataagtgaaaagacaaaaaaagaaggaaaagtgctagtataaattggttaagtgctggcaaaaaagatgagtcttttgatgtttcttgaaaatgagtaaagactcagctgttcggattgagattgggaggtcattccaccagctgggcacagtccaggaaaaggtctgtgagcgcaaacttctagagggcacataagatttagcCAATGAGTtaaggtatgttggtgccgtgccagtggccgtcttgtaggcaagcatcagtaccttgaatttgatgcgagcggctacagtttaacctgatgaggagaggactaatatgagctttttttggctcattgaagacaacccttgctgctgctgcatttattaattattaattaattaataaatgcataaattaccaTAAGGTGAAAAAAATGAGtgcattattattaattcatttattcatatgtttatcaacaaatgatgaaaaaaaaaaaagttggtgcCAGTTGTGTTTGTATATAGAAAGCATAAAGGGGAAAAATATTCCATAACACAAAACAATCAGCTTGGCAATAAGACAAACAATACAAcaatatacataattattaaagGAAATTATATCATTGTTTATTCGCCctaaattgttccaaacctgtattactttctttctttctacatttGAACACAGATGGAAAAGAATTGTGGCTACCAGTTTGGTTACTAATATTCTTCAAactatcttcttttatgttcaacagaagaagaaaaaagatatatgtatatatactgaaGTCCTCcacaatttcacattttcaatAATTATTCTTTGATTCCTGTTGATTATCATTTGGAATCAAGGAGAACATTATTACGTTACTCATTAAAAGGGCTGTAGTGTTTTGAGAACACCAAGAATGGATCCAAGCTGTCATTCCTCAAGAATGGACTGAAGGACTAAACAGACATAGCAGTTAAGACATTGGCAATCTTTATAGAAAAAAGAATCTCAGATACAAGCAGTAGAGAAGACACATAGGGAATAGACATAAATAAAGAGACATTGTTAATCTCTGgggttttaaagaaaaaacatccTGAGTTACAACAAGCCTCAACAAGCAGTACTTCCTATATCACTAGATGAACCGGTCGGCTCTGAGATACCTGCTTTCTGTTTTTCATTGCAACATATGAGCCAGAGGCAAAAACCATTATTAACTAATGGTGTCAGCAGCATAAGAggaaaacaagatacattttagTTGAGATTGTaagacatgtattttttttattaattatatatatatataacatacatatatatatattttattttattttcagggcTCAGAAACACccatacagtacagtatgttcTGGGAATACAAGTACATTTTCCCAATGGATGCTTCATTTGATTCTGTTACATGATGACATTTTtcctttggttttattttatcttGCCTTGAGCCCAAACCTGGGACAAAGATTTGCGCACCCCCTCCCCAACCCCTcccaaaaaacagaaagaaaagcaTACATGATGACCCAGTGCTTTGCCACAAACTTTCAATCATTCATATGTTCTCATGATATGATCACAATCTAAATAATTATAGACCCCCTTCTTAGTATGTCCTTGAAATTAATATACTGTAGATAGGTTGTTTCATATATTTGTGGTGGGAACAGCATATTTCTGCCAAATTACCTCCATCTCAGAGTCTTTGCCTCCTCACCGGCTCAAACTAAATCCGGAGAGCTCTTTTATCAGGTGAGGAGCTGCCTTGTAACAGAAGAGGCCCATGCCTGATGTTTAACTTTCACATTCCACAGACTCTCTCAGTTTATTATTCTATATTCCGGTGGTCCAGCGGGGGTTGCAAATAACTTTTTTGAGAAAATGGTGTTATCAGATCCATATGTTTCCACACAGTTTCTACAACCTCTCTGAATTTTCAGTTCTGTGTAAAGCACTTGTGGTATTTCTGTTCAGTCAGCACAAAGGTACACCAGCTGGGGCCGATCGAGTTTCTAGGGACACAAAAGGAAATGACACAAACATATAGAAAGTGATGCTGACAGACAGGAATACAGATGCTCTTCAACACGGGAACATGCTAACAGTTCTGTTACAGTATCCAGTGATGGTTGGAagattattaaaatcacaagttgaaGTGGAAAAATAATCATCAAGTGTTTCCATATGTGTACAGTATTCttaaaagcatttcaaaaatatttttcatgatcTGTAAATGATCCAGGAAGGAGACAGTTCTTGTTGGTTGACTGTGAGGATATGGTATTCAATCAGTCATGCAGCAGCTTCTTGCTCTGGCTGTTCTCCAACATGAGAACATTCCTGCTCTGGGTTGTGCTGCTGACACACAAAAATAGGAGCGTGctcactattattattttatttttattttattttttgcatgaaaaAGACTTAATCTGATatgtaaattcagcttttttaatgtgttttttttttgtagtgtttgAAATTAATACAATATTTGTTTAGATAATTATTGAAATATGTTATCTACAAAAAGAACAGATTAAATAATTAAGTACAAATGACTCTGTTAAATGAAAAAGGGAAATGGATTTCATTGGTACTGCATGATCATGTTTTACACCAGAGTGTaaagacaaaacaaatgtttcatgTGATAAGACACAGGCGTGTGGAGCCAACAATATTGCGAAACTGTTGAGAAAAGAGGACAAGCCAACCGCAAGACATTCTTCTCACATTTCGTCAAAAGCTTACCCTCCCTATAAGTTTGAAAAGTTCCTCCATGGCTGTTTTCTCTTAAAATGTCTTGTACATTGACCTCACAGTGATTTCTCATAGGGACAAATGACAGGAAGCACATTTGTCATACAAACAGGTCAGAACATATCATAAGATCATAGCACATCCAACCTATTTCCAATTGTATTTCATTGTTGTAAATGCCATCATACAGACTGAGGCAATGTACAAAAGGCCTATTTTACCAGACATCTTCCTATAATTTGGTTAGTGTTTAAAATCAAGACTGTTCTGAAATGTCAGTGAAGTCATCccgaattattattgtatttcactttagaaagttatttgcagaaattaggaaaagaaaaagaagtctTAACTGtgataaataaattcattcattcattaatccacaaaaatattaagcaactgttttcaacattgataataagaacaaatatttattgagcaaGAAAATCAGCACATTAGCTTATTTCTggaagatcatgtgaaactgaagactgtagtaaagactgctgaaaatttcaACCCAGTCTCATTGAAAATACGTTACTCTGCCTACATTTTTGGAAAACCTGAAATACGTAGGCTACAGGTATTTCCCTGCACTGGGTTAGAAAATTTAGttttgccaacacaggaataaattaggctgcttttaaaatatatttaaatgcaaaacaattattGTTCACAATATTATcttcatttttgatcaaataaaagttgCCTCGGCTTCTTCCTATTAAAAACTTTTAAGGACCACATCGGATAGTGTAACTAACAGTTAAAAAGTTTCATATTTATAGCCACTGGCTGTTTAAATGATCACATCAGAGTATTAAGTTATGTCTATCACTAGCTCTGTGCTCTTTCTCTGCAGAAACCCCGCTGGTCTCCTTCGCGCGCTGAAACGCGAGCTGATGCGAGGGGCGGTCTCGCGCTGCGCTCATCACTCAAGTATGTGGCTGATTCACAGACTCCAGAGCGACGCGCTGAAGCGGTTGATTTCTCCGCGCAGCTCACAGAGGATGCGCCTCGTGCCTTTTCAGAGAGCCGTGGTTCAGCTGCACTCGTAACTCACCTTTATCACAACCCGGAGACACTGTGAAGCACTTTGAACAGAGAACTGGAATATTTCTCTCATACAGGCTACTGAGACTCTGCAGACTCGAGGTCAACCGGCTGATGTTCCGCCACAGTGAATGGAGATGAGGTTCAGTTAGTCCATGATGGATCGCCATCAcgatttgaaatgtaaaatagttGTGGTCGGGGACACTCAGTGTGGGAAGACgtctttgttaaatgtttttgccAAAGACTCCTTTCCAGAGGTTTGTAGAGAAGAGACACCGCTATGAACTTTCTTCCGATTTTTACTGCCATTTGTATCATGGGTGCAAAACATACGTGATGTTTTAGTTCGGAGTTAGTTATGTTTAGTTAAAAATCAAACTGTTGCTCTTTCTCTCACAGAACTATGCTCCTACAGTGTTTGAGAACTACACAGCCAGTTTTGAGGTGGACACATTGAGAGTTGAGCTCAGTCTTTGGGATACTTCAGGTAAGAGGGGGGAAAACCATTAGATGTAactcatttgatttgatttgtctggagacattatattttagttttttatccaAGCCTCCATCGTATAACTCCACACAGATTCGTTATTGAAGCTGAAATGTGTTAGGATTGTCAGACTTTGTGGGCTATGTGATGGGAGTTTTCTGATATATATAAGCTCTTATGTTGCACTCAGGATATTCATTTCTAAGGTCTGTAAATACATGGTTGTCTGAAGTTTTCTGTGGAACTTAAAAAGTTACTGAATCAAGCTGTAAAACTATGTTAGGTTCTGAATGTAAACTACAGTAAACACTAAACAGTAAACTAGACCGATCCAGTTGATACAGACTCACCATGGATTGCCCGTGATGTTCTCACAGCAGACTCACTCTTGTCTCCCACACTTCTAGAATGACTCAGATGAATGTTGTTAATGTAAGGTACCACTCTCAAAATAAACTACAGATATAGTGTGATCATAGCAAGATTTCTCTCAGCACAGTTGAATTGTTTATGTAGCCTAATATTGTCAAATctctttatatattattaaatctgAACGTACAGTTATCATCTTTTCCCTCCCCATCTATGTTTTCGTGAGCACCATCCTTTTATCAGACTGGACAGACATTTCAAAATGAGacctttaaatatttcagtaatgATGGCTAATGATCTGAGGTTTGAACTCATTTCAAGCCCTACAAACCTTCTAGAGCAGATTCAGCACTCACCTCCCAGAATAGAACTGTAACCTAATTTACTGGACTTGAATCAGGAGTACATTGCTGTCTTCCTATAGCGGGACAGTGACTTGCACAGGGTCCCCCACATGACTAATGTCCTTAGAAGAATTTGCTCACAGTGACACTTTCAATAAATAGATAAGTAAAATTATTACTTACTTTTGACTTTTGATAATTAGACTTGATTTAAAGACTTTGTACTGTCAAATAACTGTAATGTTTGTAATTTATGGGGATGTATGCtgttaatgaataaatatgaaagaagagagagagaaaaaaaaaaaaaagatttccaggACAGATGTGCATGGAATCTGATACACTGCATTGTGTAGCCATGTTTGCCATGCTAGAAgcgtttatttattcaaaataaataaataaataaaaactattaaaaatagtttttttcctcCAGTCATTttagagtataaataaaataaaatataatgtttgagataaacttaaatataaaaaaatgaaatgctgccttggcaactaactgaaataaataagttgaagtactaaaattactaaaactgaaatgaaaatattagttaaaacaataaaatgacaaaagcgcataacatttttaaaaacttaaaattcaaatgaatatatatatatatatatatatatattaaatataagtgtAATATAAATAAGAGTTCATTGCAGCGGTTCAGCAAAGTGTGCATATGGAATAAATCTAATAGCAATATAACTTAAAACAATTCAACTGCATACCACACTAACATGCTGTCTTTATTGTTCAACTTATCTGTTTTCTTCCATTGTACTGTTATTGTTCAGATCTATTAGTTTATGttaaggaataaattatttatcaGGACAGTGTTTTTGTGTCTATTTGCAGGGTCTCCATACTATGACAATGTGCGGCCCCTCTCTTACCCAGACGCTGATGCAGTTCTCATCTGTTTTGATATCGGTCGACCAGAGACTCTGGACAATGTGCTGAGAAAGGTAAGCTGATTTTAAAGACATTTGTGATTTTTATAAAACTGCTGTAGCTCTCGATTGTGCTTGGGATATTCTCACAATCCCTCATTGTGGCAATGAGAACAAAAGTCCAGACGTCTGAGAGAAGAGTCCTATGAATGAGAGGGGGATGTGTGGGAGGACTTTGATCCTTTGATTATCACATGAGGGGGAGAACGAGGAGCTTGTTTACGTTGGGTCTCAGAATCATAGAGCCTTTGTGCCACAGAATGCTTTGTAACCTCTGATGTCACTGGGAGACAAGAGGTTTTGAGAGAGCAAGAATAAGCCGTTTTGGGCCGCCTCAGTCTCCATTGGTGCTCGCACTGACTGTGCTGATGTCATCAGGAGTGATTCTGCTCCAGTCACTCTGCTGTATGCCAGACTTCTGCACTAGCTAGAGGGGGAAATTATAGTTAGTATTTGATCATGTCAATGAGTTATAAAGAACAATCAGAACATAGATCTACAATCACAGGATGTGACAATGGAATGGAATTTGTGGGATCTGTCATTTTCCAAGTAAACAGCTGAATCAAGTATTATACAGAAGATTACTTGGGAAAGTTAATAATTATATTCTGGTCTTTGAAAGGAAATTTCAGGTTACACTTAGGTTAGctttattaccaaaaaaaaaaaacaattttatatagTTTGAGTTAACAATAAGAATACAGCTATGTATCAGAATTTTCTTTAATTACATATGATTTTATGATTGTCATCAATCTAACACTGTTTTTGAATCCTTTAGTGGAAGGGAGAAATTGAAGAATTCTGTCCCAATACTAAAGTACTTTTGGTTGGATGCAAGTCAGACCTGCGTACAGACCTGGCCACATTTGTGCAGCTGTCCAATGACATTCCTTCGTCGTATGACCAGGTgggtttttaaagaaaatgtcatttttgaatgaaaaaaaaaacagaagcaagATAGATTTTCAAAAACAATGCAATTAGATATTTAGGATAGTATTTAAAGTACCATAGTATTAGTAGTAGCTAAAGTATCTTTAGCCAATTATTCTTGGTTTGGTTGGATGGGGTGTGTTCCAACATATTCAAGAAGTTTTACTTTAAGATGTTTAGCTTGCAagccattaaaataattattgttatttttggaaATCATGTATTTAGCTGTGCAAGCTTGTTGAGTAATTTCAGATATTTGTTTTAGGGTTCAAACGTGGCTAAGCTGATCTCAGCTCCTTACATCGAGTGCTCAGCACAGCAGTCTGAGAACAGCGTGAGGGACATTTTCCACATAGCCACACTGGCCTGCATCAGTAAAAGCAACAAGAATGTGAAGCGCATCAAGTCCAGCAGAGCCACCAAGAGGACTTCACATGTCTCTAACAGGCCGGAGCTGGGCTCAATGTCACATCTACAAAAGACCAAGGCAAAAACCTGCACAGTCATGTGATTTCAGAAGCCATTTCATTTGCATGCATTCCTTCCCCTATCAGGATTCTTGCAAAGATTCCATAGGGGCATTGATGGGACATGAACtgaatggagatttttttttgcacttcgCTATATTCACAATATGTATGACTGAGTGACATGTATTAATGATGATGCAGTCTACTCTCCCCATTTTAAAGCACCTCAAGAACATTTTTAGCCATCATAAAACACCTAAAGCAGGGTTAATGTTCCTACGTAGGCCTACTGCCAAATGAGCCCTTATAACTTTGTAGAAGTTGTCCAAAGAAGAATTTCctttgcattttgttgttttaatatttaattgcagTGTACCCTAGTTTATGGATGGAACTAACCTGGATTAACACATGGTCAGTGTTGCTTACATTAGTCCTGTACTCTTAGACCTAACTGCACCAAAAAGTGTCAGATAATGTCATAGATATACACTGTAGGTATTTTTTCTATGAGATATTAATATGTGGGAATAAATGAAGCATACCTGTCATTATTTGCAAACATCTTACTGTCTAAAACGTTTC encodes the following:
- the LOC113053332 gene encoding rho-related GTP-binding protein RhoE-like yields the protein MMDRHHDLKCKIVVVGDTQCGKTSLLNVFAKDSFPENYAPTVFENYTASFEVDTLRVELSLWDTSGSPYYDNVRPLSYPDADAVLICFDIGRPETLDNVLRKWKGEIEEFCPNTKVLLVGCKSDLRTDLATFVQLSNDIPSSYDQGSNVAKLISAPYIECSAQQSENSVRDIFHIATLACISKSNKNVKRIKSSRATKRTSHVSNRPELGSMSHLQKTKAKTCTVM